Part of the Candidatus Poribacteria bacterium genome is shown below.
GCGACATTTTTCTTGATCTGTTGGAGAACCGGACACAGGAAAATGGCTCAGACCTCGGTGGCTTGCTATCACTACTGTTTCAGGTGCTCAACACACCCGTAGACCAGCGCTCTATAAACCTTGACGAATACCTCGCCCGTTTCCCCTATGTCAATGGCGATCTGTTCCGCGAACAACTGCTCATCCCGTCATTCGATTCCGAGATGCGCCAGCGGCTCATTGACGCCTGTCACTTCAATTGGTCGGAAATCTCCCCAGCAATCTTCGGTTCGCTCTTTCAATCAGTGATGGACGAAGATGAACGCCGTGCCCAAGGCGCGCACTACACCACCGAAAAGAACCTCCTCCGTTTGTAGGTGCGAAGTTTCAATCGACAGCGCAGCGTCGGCAAATGAGGACTGCCATCAATTCACCTTCGGGACGAGCTGGTTCGCTTGACTACGTTGGCGCCTGGTTCATTAAAGCTGGTGAATATGTGCAGCAGAGCGAGGCCCAGATTGGTTTTGTAGCGACTAATTCCATCACCCAAGGCGAACAGGTAGCGCAGCTTTGGCCCCTCCTGTTTGACCGTTGCTCCCTAGAAATCGCTTTTGCCCATCGCACCTTTGCATGGGGTTCGGACGCCCGTGGCATGGCGCACGTTCACGTTGTTATTATTGGACTGACAAAACAGAGTGAAACGCCACAAAAGAAGCGACTGTTTTCCTACGAAACCCTCAACGGTGAGCCACACGAGAGCCGTCACGCTGCTCTCTCACCCTACCTGTTCGACGCCGGCGGATTGACCGATTCGCGGATTGTTGTGAAGAAGGAATCCCGGCCGATCAATGGGCTACCACGATTAATTATCGGCTCCAAACCCATTGACGGAGGACACTACATTTTCAACGCCGAAGAACGCGCTGCGTTTTTGCGAGAAGAGCCCAATGCTGAACCGTATCTACACCCTTTCGTGGGAAGCCGCGAGTTTCTACAGGGTGGAGAACGGTGGATACTGCGCTTGGCTGATGCGGAGCCCCAAGTGCTGAGGACGCTGCCGAATGTCCGTGAACGTATCGCTGCTGTCCGTGCTTATCGGCTATCGAGCAGGAGCAGACCGACCCAGGCACTTGCTGAAACACCGACACTCTACCATGTCAACGTTGTTCCAGACGCGCCGTTTTTGGTCATACCGAAGGTGAGTTCCGAGCGACGGGAATATGTGCCGATTGGGTGGCTGGAGCCGCCGGTAATTCCAAGTGATCTAGTCTTCATTATCGAAAATGCTACCAAACCCCTATTCGCGCTGCTTACTTCGGCGATGCACATGGCTTGGCTGCGTCACATCGGTGGACGTCTGAAAAGCGATTACCGTTACTCTATCGGTCTTGTCTACAACACCTTTCCGGTGCTAGTAGTCTCCGCAGAACGGTTGCAACACCTTGAACCGTACGCTGACGCTCTCCTCGCTGCTCGTGCCGTGCTTCCGAATACGACCTTAGCCGATCTCTACGATCCGGATCTGATGCCGGTCAACCTACGCAACGCGCAACGCGACCTAGACCGCGCTGTTGATAGGCTCTACCGACGTTCTCCATTTTCCTCAGACCGTGAGCGGGTCGAACACCTGCTCGGTTTGTACGAAAAAATGATGGTGCCGTTGGAGGCAAACGCTAGGACGCGCCGGCGGAGATAGTGGGGAAAACTATATCGCCCATTTTTTTTGGAGGCATAAAAATGAGATTCCTTCTGATCATCGCTTTACTATTCCTCTCAGCTTGCGGTGAGGAACACATTGAGATTATCACTATCGGTCCTTACACCAAGCGGTGTCAGGGATTTGTTGAACAGGATTGCTATCTTGAGTACAATGAGGATTCAGAGCGCTGGGAGTTTTTCTACGAATCTATCCAGGGTTTTGATTTTGAGCCGGGGTTTGTCTACACGCTGGAGGTCAGGTTGGAAGATCGTGGTACGGAGATACAGGATGTGGGGCGGTATGCGTATCACCTTATCACAGTAGTCGAAAAGAAAAAAGCACCCGATGATTTTAGTTACGGTTGGTGAGGTAACGGGGGCTAGCATGCAGGTTGGATTGAGTTGGGTTTCACTCCGCCTATATTGAAAAAGACTGTTTTTAAGTATCGAACTTTTATTGTCTCAAATAGGATTCACGTTTAACCGTTCAACCCAACCTACATCTATTAGTGTATGATTTGTGACTTATTCCAATTCATCACAGTGATTCCAGGCGAGAGGTTGTCCTAGAAGATGATGACAGAACCATTTCAGGTTTTGCGACATCACTGCCCGGGCAGCTCGTGGAGTTTCGTTGGGTACACCGTGACCCATGTTAGGATAGCGGAAAAGTTCCACGGGAACCCCTTGGGCTTCAAGTTGGCTATACAATTCTTGTGCGTTTGCAAAATGCACAATGGAATCAGCGTCACCGTGTTGAACTAGGGTTGGTGTCTTTTTAATACTGTCAGCAGTTGCGGGAGATGCCTGTTGATAGCTTTCCGGGATTGCACAGGGAAGCCCTCCAAGCACCTTTTCTGGAAAACGGTGGAAATCAGATGTCGCGTGATACGTTGTCCAGTTGGTGATGCCCGCTCCAACACTCACAGCAGCAAAACGATCTGAGTGCATACCCACAAAAGCAGCCACAAAACCACCGTGGCTCCAGCCGGCACAGCCGACGTGTTCTGGATCCACATAGCCTTGTTCAATCAGGTAATCAACACCACTTTCGACATCCCATAATTCACCCCTGCCAAGGTTATCGTGGTTCAACTCAAGAAAAGCATGACCGCGCCCGTCTGAACCACGGTAATTGGGCTTCAGTACCAAAATCCCACGAGCTAGAAACTGAAGCGTTGGATAGAACCAACGATCTTCCCAATCAAGCCGAAGTTCTAGGGCCGCCGTGGCTGGACCGCCGTGCACCACCCCGATGAGCGGATACTTTAGAGTTGGATCAAAATCCGTGGGTTTGAATAGAACCCCCTCGATTTCTGTGTTGTCGAGGCTTTTCCAGTTAATGACCTCTCTTGTCCCCCAATCCCAGTCCTCACATAAAGAGTTAAAAGCCGTGATTTGCTGTGTTTCTAGGGGCGGGGATATTGTCTGTATGGACGAAGATGGAGTAGGCGGACATTCTGTCTTGGGAACAACGACGACTTCTGGAACGTTGTGTGCTCCACCCGCTGCGAATGTTAGGACTCCTACTTTGGAAATATCGAAACAGGTTGGTGGCGTGCAGAGTGGATAAATATCTCCAAAATCAAGGGTTTCCAATTGACTAGACACATCAAGTCGAGCGAGGCGTGATACGGTTCCGTCGATGTAGTGAAGGTAAATGCCTTGCTCATGCCATCTCGCGGCAAGAATTTGTGATTCAAAATGGGCTGTGAGGCAACGCCGGTCTGATATTGAGGCATCCGAGGATAGCGAATGGGCCCAGAGTGCCCAAGGCTCGTTGGAAAAAAACTCAGAACGCCCCCCGTTCCAGTTAAGTAGCAGTGTCCGTCCGTCAGGAGCCACATCCATAACAGCTGCGTTTGAAGGTAAATCTAGCTGGCCCCAAGAAAATTCCGCTTTCTCTTTCGCCTCGGAGGCTGCGATGAGTGCGAGTTCTCTTGGGCCTGCGGAAAGCCTCCAGACACAAATCGCGTCGGGGTCATGTTGAAACTGACAATTCAGATAAAGGGTATTGCTCGACAGACAGAGATCACGTATCCGCAGAGAAGAATCCAATCCGTCTGTTAATCTTAAGGCGTTGGGTGCATCGGTTGAGGGGAGGTTCATGGAGGCTTTTTCAGATACGCCGACGTTAGGCAAATCTGTGTAGAAGAGTTGTGTCGTTCGTGGTTCTTGACCAACATGGACGTAAGACCCGTACCGCTGTTCTCGTTTAAGAGTTTGATTATTTGGATCGCTATCGGCATGGTAGATGATACCGTTGCCATAGCACCAAAACTTTTCAATACCGTGCGGCACAAACGTGATTTGCATACCAGAAGTATCAGCGGGGTTAAAGAACCATATCTGTGATTTATTGCCAAGACACTCTGAATCTTTTGAGTCGCGATGCAACACCACAAGCGTGTTGTCATTCAACCAGCGGGGATGCCATGTATTCTCTGCTATCTTTCGTGTCTCGTTTCGATCAATATTGTAAAGGAAGCACGTCAACACGTATCTGTTTTTTTTCCAATCTGTGGTTCGCACCACATAGGCAACATATTCACCTCCCGGGGCAATAGCAACCTCAGTGATGAAGGGAAAGGAGATTGTGTCAGTGATGGTCGGTGTGTGTCGATGCACTTTCATATCAAAAGCCTTTCTCTAACCTTTGGTGCTAGCTAGTGAAAAAGTCGTTTGCACATTGTTCAAGAGTTCATTGATTCATTAATTGGTTGGTTCATCCACTCTTCTTGCGTTCCCCCCTTCGGATACACATGTCGCCCCGCTGGGGCTTTAGGGTATTTGTTTATCCGTGTGCTATAGACATGTCGCCCCTCTGGGGCTAAATGAAGCGCTGAACCAATGCTTTTCACGTTTCACGCATCACGTTATCAACAGCTTAACCTAATGTCAATCAGGGGCAAGATGGAGGCCATTGGTCGTTTTTGTGCCTGCCTAAAATTGTGTCACGGGTTTCAGCAACCGTACTTGCCATAGACTCGGTTGATGTTGCACGATTTCTTAACATAAACGCGAGATGTTTTTATTACCCTCCATGTTTCTGAGAAGGGTGTTTACGACTATACCGAACTCGGCGACAATAGACTTGCCGCGTTGGATAAATTTTTCGCGGATACACCCGTTGTGTTGGTACAGTTCATTTCAACGGATTCGATTTATTGAGATAATCCTCTCTTTCCTATCCTGTTCCGCCCACCGAAATTAAAAAGACAAGGTTCATATAAAAAGAGAGTGCAAAGCACTCCGGAGAAACCGAGGTTTTGACAAAAGTTCAATAGGCGGGGCAAGAGGCGGGGCAAGTCGCTTTGGATCCCGATTTATCGGGGATGCCCCGCCTACGGCAGATTTTCCGTTGCACTAACTCTTTACATGAGCGAAAAGACAGTTGTGCCGAATAGTGCAATTCTGGAGGTACAATCTACACCATTTGGTGCGTTCAGTTGATTAACCGACAACAGAAAGTTACGGGTCAATGGCACACTAGTTGCGCTTAGGCAACACATCACAATGTAGACTCTTGCATCGCACCTGATGTGAGGGTTCCCTCAAATCTCGAAACATAAACCATAATTTTGGAGGAAAAACATGAGTGCCAAGAAGACTTCAGGGGCTGTGATGACCTCGTTGATTGTTCACGGAGTTGCCTTCGTTATCGCGGGTGTTTATCTCGT
Proteins encoded:
- a CDS encoding S9 family peptidase; the encoded protein is MKVHRHTPTITDTISFPFITEVAIAPGGEYVAYVVRTTDWKKNRYVLTCFLYNIDRNETRKIAENTWHPRWLNDNTLVVLHRDSKDSECLGNKSQIWFFNPADTSGMQITFVPHGIEKFWCYGNGIIYHADSDPNNQTLKREQRYGSYVHVGQEPRTTQLFYTDLPNVGVSEKASMNLPSTDAPNALRLTDGLDSSLRIRDLCLSSNTLYLNCQFQHDPDAICVWRLSAGPRELALIAASEAKEKAEFSWGQLDLPSNAAVMDVAPDGRTLLLNWNGGRSEFFSNEPWALWAHSLSSDASISDRRCLTAHFESQILAARWHEQGIYLHYIDGTVSRLARLDVSSQLETLDFGDIYPLCTPPTCFDISKVGVLTFAAGGAHNVPEVVVVPKTECPPTPSSSIQTISPPLETQQITAFNSLCEDWDWGTREVINWKSLDNTEIEGVLFKPTDFDPTLKYPLIGVVHGGPATAALELRLDWEDRWFYPTLQFLARGILVLKPNYRGSDGRGHAFLELNHDNLGRGELWDVESGVDYLIEQGYVDPEHVGCAGWSHGGFVAAFVGMHSDRFAAVSVGAGITNWTTYHATSDFHRFPEKVLGGLPCAIPESYQQASPATADSIKKTPTLVQHGDADSIVHFANAQELYSQLEAQGVPVELFRYPNMGHGVPNETPRAARAVMSQNLKWFCHHLLGQPLAWNHCDELE
- a CDS encoding DUF4377 domain-containing protein; amino-acid sequence: MRFLLIIALLFLSACGEEHIEIITIGPYTKRCQGFVEQDCYLEYNEDSERWEFFYESIQGFDFEPGFVYTLEVRLEDRGTEIQDVGRYAYHLITVVEKKKAPDDFSYGW